One genomic region from Proteus vulgaris encodes:
- the seqA gene encoding replication initiation negative regulator SeqA, which translates to MKKIEIDDELYRYIASETRHIGESASDILRRLLKLDAKQPVQPVVVTESVQAPVIKQEAEPTPITPAITPAKNPIREMRELLLSDSYAEKTKSVDRFLQILSTLYSLDSATFTQSAETVHGRTRIYFAGDEQTLLDSGRHTKPRHISGTPFWVITNSNTERKRTMVQSIMQDMQFPANEIDKVCGTI; encoded by the coding sequence ATGAAAAAGATAGAAATTGATGACGAACTTTACCGCTATATTGCTAGCGAAACTAGACATATCGGTGAAAGCGCTTCAGATATTTTAAGGCGTCTACTGAAGCTCGATGCCAAACAGCCCGTACAACCAGTCGTTGTCACTGAGTCAGTACAAGCGCCTGTTATTAAACAGGAAGCTGAACCTACACCTATAACACCAGCTATTACACCAGCAAAAAATCCGATCCGTGAAATGCGAGAACTGCTGTTATCTGACAGTTATGCAGAAAAAACAAAATCAGTTGATCGTTTTTTACAGATCCTTTCTACGTTATATAGCCTAGATAGCGCTACTTTTACTCAATCTGCTGAAACAGTACATGGACGAACACGTATCTATTTTGCTGGTGATGAACAAACATTACTCGATAGTGGACGTCATACAAAACCGCGCCATATTTCAGGCACGCCGTTTTGGGTTATTACTAACTCGAACACAGAGCGTAAGAGAACGATGGTACAAAGCATCATGCAGGATATGCAATTTCCTGCAAATGAGATTGATAAGGTGTGTGGAACTATCTAA
- the pgm gene encoding phosphoglucomutase (alpha-D-glucose-1,6-bisphosphate-dependent), producing MAIHPRAGQHTRQSDLINVAQLTSQYYSLKPQASNNAHRVKFGTSGHRGSANRHSFNEAHILAIAQAIAEVRAKNGVTGPCYVGKDTHGLSEPAFISVLEVLAANKVKVIIQENNGYTPTPAVSFSILTYNEAHQDIADGIVITPSHNPPEDGGIKYNPSNGGPADTDLTSVIEKRANELLESNLAGIKRLSYDEALASGYIEAQDLIMPYVKALGDVVDMEAIKKAGLKLGVDPLGGSGIEYWKRIGEYYGLDLELVNDQVDQTFRFMTLDHDGVIRMDCSSPWAMEGLLQLRDKFDLAFANDPDYDRHGIVTPSGLMNPNHYLAAAINYLFRHRPQWAKDVKVGKTLVSSAMIDRVVADLGRELVEVPVGFKWFVQGLFSGEFGFGGEESAGASFLRFNGKPWSTDKDGIILCLLAAEMKAVTGKDPQEHYNELAQRFGSPSYNRIQASATHEQKALLSRLSPEMVTASTLAGDPITARLTHASGNGASIGGLKVMTDYGWFAARPSGTEEAYKIYCESFRGPEHRELIEKEAIEIVNNVFANK from the coding sequence GTGGCAATTCATCCAAGAGCAGGGCAGCATACTCGTCAAAGTGATCTGATTAATGTGGCGCAATTAACGTCTCAATATTATTCACTTAAACCACAAGCTAGCAATAACGCTCATCGTGTGAAATTTGGTACATCTGGTCATCGCGGAAGTGCAAATCGCCATAGCTTTAATGAAGCGCATATTTTGGCAATTGCACAAGCTATTGCTGAAGTACGTGCTAAAAATGGAGTAACAGGGCCATGCTACGTGGGTAAAGATACTCATGGACTGTCAGAGCCTGCATTTATTTCTGTTTTAGAAGTACTTGCTGCCAATAAAGTTAAGGTGATTATTCAAGAAAATAATGGCTATACACCAACACCGGCAGTTTCTTTTTCTATTTTGACATACAACGAAGCACATCAAGATATTGCTGATGGTATCGTGATAACACCATCTCATAATCCACCTGAAGATGGCGGTATTAAATATAATCCATCAAATGGTGGACCTGCGGATACAGATTTAACTTCAGTTATTGAGAAACGTGCCAATGAACTGCTTGAAAGCAATTTAGCGGGCATCAAACGTCTTTCTTATGATGAAGCATTAGCAAGCGGTTATATTGAAGCTCAAGACTTAATTATGCCTTATGTCAAAGCGTTAGGTGACGTTGTTGATATGGAAGCTATTAAGAAAGCAGGCTTAAAATTAGGTGTTGATCCATTAGGTGGTTCCGGTATCGAGTACTGGAAACGTATTGGTGAGTATTATGGCCTTGATCTTGAATTAGTTAACGATCAAGTTGATCAGACATTCCGTTTTATGACGCTTGATCATGATGGCGTTATTCGTATGGACTGTTCGTCACCATGGGCAATGGAAGGTTTATTACAACTGCGTGATAAATTTGACTTAGCCTTTGCCAACGATCCTGATTATGACCGTCATGGTATTGTGACACCGTCTGGTTTAATGAATCCAAACCACTATTTAGCGGCTGCAATTAACTATCTTTTCCGTCATCGTCCACAATGGGCTAAAGATGTAAAAGTGGGTAAAACACTGGTTTCAAGTGCAATGATTGACCGTGTTGTCGCTGACTTAGGTCGTGAACTTGTTGAAGTGCCAGTTGGTTTTAAATGGTTTGTTCAAGGCTTATTTAGTGGTGAATTTGGCTTTGGTGGTGAAGAGAGTGCAGGTGCATCTTTCTTACGCTTTAATGGCAAACCATGGTCAACCGATAAAGATGGCATCATTTTATGTCTGTTAGCTGCTGAAATGAAAGCCGTCACAGGTAAAGATCCGCAAGAGCATTATAACGAATTGGCACAACGCTTTGGTTCACCAAGCTATAACCGTATTCAAGCATCAGCAACTCATGAACAAAAAGCGCTGTTGTCTCGCTTATCACCAGAAATGGTAACCGCAAGCACATTAGCCGGAGACCCGATTACTGCACGTTTAACACATGCATCAGGTAATGGCGCATCTATTGGTGGCTTAAAAGTGATGACCGATTACGGTTGGTTTGCGGCTCGTCCTTCTGGCACTGAAGAAGCATATAAGATTTACTGTGAAAGCTTCCGAGGCCCTGAGCATCGTGAATTAATTGAAAAAGAAGCGATTGAAATAGTAAATAATGTTTTTGCTAACAAATAA
- a CDS encoding DUF1456 family protein translates to MQNNFVLRSVRYMLDLSDAHVVEIMKLADYTVTKELVNSWLKKDDEPEFVECDDNAMGHFLNGLIFYRRGKDENFPAPEVEKRITNNIILKKLRVAFELKDVDILKIYELADFRVSKPELSAVFRKPGHKNYRNCGDQLVRYFLKGLTETLRGKGKAVKK, encoded by the coding sequence ATGCAAAATAATTTTGTTTTACGAAGTGTACGTTACATGCTGGATCTAAGTGATGCACATGTTGTTGAAATCATGAAACTGGCTGATTACACAGTTACAAAAGAGTTAGTAAATAGCTGGCTGAAAAAAGACGATGAACCTGAATTTGTCGAGTGTGACGATAATGCAATGGGGCATTTTTTAAATGGTCTAATTTTTTATCGTCGCGGAAAAGATGAAAACTTCCCAGCACCTGAAGTTGAAAAGCGTATTACAAATAACATTATCTTAAAAAAACTGCGTGTCGCTTTTGAATTAAAAGATGTGGATATTCTAAAGATTTATGAGCTTGCGGACTTCCGTGTTTCTAAGCCTGAATTAAGTGCTGTATTTCGTAAACCAGGACATAAAAACTACCGTAACTGTGGCGATCAGCTTGTAAGATACTTCCTGAAAGGATTAACCGAAACCCTGCGTGGTAAAGGTAAAGCAGTTAAGAAATAA
- a CDS encoding type II toxin-antitoxin system ParD family antitoxin, translating to MARVTSVTLGEHFNGFVGEMINSGRYGNTSEVIRDALRMMEIREERIQIVRKMVLDGVNSPESENNMDDIFARAEKDLNV from the coding sequence ATGGCACGAGTAACTAGCGTAACTTTGGGTGAACATTTTAATGGTTTTGTTGGTGAAATGATTAATTCAGGACGTTATGGAAATACCTCCGAGGTAATCAGAGATGCTTTACGTATGATGGAAATCAGAGAAGAACGGATCCAAATAGTTCGTAAAATGGTACTAGATGGTGTGAATTCACCAGAAAGTGAAAACAACATGGATGATATTTTTGCAAGAGCTGAAAAGGACTTAAATGTATAA
- a CDS encoding type II toxin-antitoxin system RelE/ParE family toxin, which translates to MYKLSKLAEEDIYQIARYTIQQFGVTQAKKYHNELKQTFELLARAPWIGRECNWVCDGMRRFEFKKHSIYYLPKNDTLFIARLIHHSMDVDFLDFPE; encoded by the coding sequence ATGTATAAACTCTCTAAATTAGCAGAAGAAGATATTTATCAAATTGCACGTTATACCATTCAGCAATTTGGTGTAACTCAGGCAAAAAAATATCATAATGAGTTAAAACAGACATTTGAGCTACTTGCTCGAGCACCTTGGATTGGGCGAGAGTGTAATTGGGTGTGTGACGGTATGAGACGATTTGAGTTTAAAAAACACTCAATTTATTATCTACCAAAAAATGATACCTTATTTATCGCTCGCCTTATCCATCATTCGATGGATGTGGATTTTCTTGATTTCCCTGAATAA
- a CDS encoding YbfA family protein, translated as MPAYNEYTKKHVLARRTGAVALGVVAFPVMIFHPKRAQFYSYIHRVWSKTSDKPVWLAKSEVALNSHK; from the coding sequence ATGCCAGCTTATAACGAATATACAAAAAAACATGTTTTGGCCCGTCGTACTGGTGCTGTTGCGCTAGGTGTTGTGGCATTTCCTGTTATGATTTTCCATCCTAAACGCGCACAATTTTATAGCTATATACACCGTGTATGGTCTAAAACAAGTGATAAACCAGTTTGGCTGGCAAAATCAGAAGTGGCACTCAATAGTCACAAATAA
- a CDS encoding type 2 GTP cyclohydrolase I: protein MKNTDLELVINEKLSIENFQDYAPNGLQVEGRPHIQKIVTGVTASQALLDEAVRLNADAILVHHGYFWKNEPVVIRSMKRNRLKTLLCNDINLFGYHLPLDAHPILGNNAQLALKMGVKVEGEILPLVPKGVFDLPLTPLELKERLEKALQRKVLHCGDNAPETIRNIAWCTGGGQGFIQDAAEQGVDAFVTGEVSEQTIHIAREMGVHFFAAGHHATERYGIKALGEWLAQTHHFDVTFVDIDNPA, encoded by the coding sequence ATGAAGAATACTGATCTGGAATTAGTGATTAATGAGAAGTTAAGCATTGAGAACTTTCAAGATTATGCGCCTAATGGACTTCAAGTCGAAGGACGCCCTCATATTCAAAAAATAGTAACGGGTGTGACTGCAAGCCAAGCATTACTTGATGAAGCTGTACGATTAAACGCTGATGCAATTTTAGTACACCACGGTTACTTTTGGAAAAATGAGCCTGTTGTTATTCGTTCAATGAAGCGTAATCGCTTAAAGACATTGCTTTGTAATGACATTAATCTTTTTGGTTATCACCTGCCGTTAGATGCCCACCCAATCTTAGGAAACAATGCTCAATTAGCGTTAAAAATGGGCGTTAAAGTTGAAGGTGAAATATTACCTTTAGTGCCTAAAGGTGTATTTGATTTGCCTTTAACGCCTCTTGAATTAAAAGAACGTTTAGAAAAAGCGTTACAACGCAAGGTATTACATTGTGGTGATAATGCCCCTGAAACTATTCGTAATATTGCTTGGTGCACGGGGGGCGGGCAGGGCTTTATTCAAGATGCAGCAGAGCAGGGTGTGGATGCTTTTGTAACGGGTGAAGTATCGGAACAGACTATTCATATCGCAAGAGAAATGGGCGTTCATTTTTTTGCAGCGGGACACCATGCGACAGAGCGTTATGGTATTAAAGCATTAGGTGAATGGCTTGCTCAAACACATCACTTCGATGTGACGTTTGTTGATATTGATAATCCAGCATAA
- a CDS encoding SWIM zinc finger family protein, whose product MSWQTVYFHYDEDALTVFANAGLLRRARKDVDNEKVSLTDANTGQFSSDGQNVVLHEAGIQQASCDCSASGCCKHILAAVLWLQANNSADNSNDDNSGETSSEAIIEPVEISPLLPTLFTLDPEALIKKAGKPACRVAIKLVEQWETITLNLEDTGTQLKIQLPDVDEPVIFLQGSGYDGMLSPFSDSQKKAFHLAIVAKIFEQHAQPWSWPEDLIIVQSSKRPLNEEETALITTVEQFIYDLLRQGLSHISLSSATQLHLLNMSARAEGLPRLASYLRTLSTQVKLLAERHFTMDESNVLRLLAHISAYLFQLSSATPEQLKVLRGQLRRQYDDKKASLSLIPVGANWWTAQSGALGATFTFWDKEEKQLLQATQARPNQLDTLFNRYSVWNSLSLWKQTSDKLMRRPFLLQEPRISDEGKLATIGESFAQSQTDFLDITDYHNLQTELGINNWQELPDYFANQPEGFLSPLVLHIKSYKPLIWYEIEQCVIWDVSDNHDNSAFLRLYWEGTMQNNLEELRYLTKRELEIVAVTVQPVRRDLNMDLLPTTIWLKTEKGIEMFYLDFDQFPRKKKQSGFISRIQEYMAKRKQQTAMHHSEPTLAQKFCRPILSVLEAQACTGRELLSEMQKEQLETSKHTADDLGMTLIANQLARYLALTTRDSQALLQLIWLCDNLQQLQSPLPIQLNE is encoded by the coding sequence ATGAGTTGGCAAACTGTTTACTTTCATTACGATGAAGATGCGCTCACTGTATTTGCTAATGCAGGATTATTAAGACGCGCAAGAAAAGATGTTGATAACGAAAAAGTTTCTCTCACTGATGCCAATACTGGGCAATTTAGCAGTGATGGACAAAATGTTGTTTTACACGAAGCGGGTATCCAACAAGCCAGTTGCGATTGCTCTGCATCTGGTTGTTGCAAACATATTTTAGCCGCTGTTTTATGGCTACAAGCTAACAATAGCGCTGATAATTCAAATGACGATAATAGTGGAGAAACATCATCAGAGGCTATTATTGAGCCTGTTGAAATCTCTCCACTGTTACCTACGCTATTTACACTTGATCCGGAAGCATTAATCAAAAAGGCAGGAAAACCAGCCTGTCGTGTGGCGATTAAATTAGTTGAGCAGTGGGAAACAATAACATTGAATTTAGAAGACACAGGGACACAGTTAAAAATTCAACTCCCTGATGTTGATGAGCCCGTTATTTTCTTACAAGGTAGTGGTTACGATGGCATGTTATCGCCATTTTCTGACTCACAGAAAAAAGCATTCCACCTTGCTATTGTGGCTAAAATATTTGAACAACATGCTCAACCATGGAGTTGGCCTGAAGATTTAATCATTGTGCAATCTTCAAAGCGCCCTCTCAATGAAGAAGAAACAGCGTTAATTACGACGGTTGAACAATTTATTTATGATTTATTGCGCCAAGGGCTATCACATATCAGCTTGAGCAGTGCCACACAATTACACTTATTGAATATGTCCGCTCGAGCAGAAGGTTTACCTCGTTTGGCATCTTATTTACGAACATTGAGCACTCAAGTCAAACTGTTGGCAGAAAGACATTTCACTATGGATGAAAGTAATGTCTTGCGCTTGTTAGCTCATATTTCAGCCTATCTATTTCAATTATCCAGTGCGACGCCAGAACAGCTAAAAGTGTTACGAGGACAACTTCGCCGTCAATATGACGATAAAAAAGCGAGCCTCTCTCTGATCCCTGTTGGCGCAAATTGGTGGACAGCGCAAAGTGGTGCATTAGGCGCAACCTTTACCTTTTGGGATAAAGAAGAGAAACAGCTATTACAAGCGACTCAAGCACGCCCTAATCAACTTGATACTCTGTTTAATCGTTATAGTGTTTGGAATAGTTTATCGTTATGGAAACAAACATCCGATAAATTAATGCGTCGTCCTTTTTTATTACAAGAGCCTCGTATTTCTGATGAAGGAAAACTGGCAACTATTGGCGAAAGCTTCGCACAAAGCCAAACTGATTTTCTTGATATTACCGATTATCACAATCTACAAACTGAATTAGGGATCAACAATTGGCAAGAGTTACCAGACTATTTTGCTAATCAGCCTGAAGGGTTTCTTTCCCCTCTCGTCTTACATATCAAAAGCTATAAACCATTAATTTGGTATGAAATAGAGCAATGCGTTATCTGGGATGTTTCAGATAATCATGATAATTCAGCCTTCTTACGTCTTTATTGGGAAGGAACAATGCAAAATAATCTGGAAGAATTACGTTATCTCACTAAGCGAGAATTAGAGATAGTTGCAGTCACCGTGCAGCCTGTTCGACGTGATTTAAATATGGATTTATTGCCAACGACTATTTGGCTCAAAACCGAAAAAGGCATTGAAATGTTTTATCTCGATTTTGACCAATTTCCACGTAAGAAAAAACAATCAGGATTTATTAGTCGTATTCAAGAATATATGGCTAAACGTAAGCAACAAACGGCAATGCATCACAGTGAACCGACATTAGCACAAAAGTTCTGTCGCCCTATTTTGTCTGTATTAGAAGCCCAAGCATGTACCGGACGGGAATTGCTTTCTGAAATGCAAAAAGAGCAGTTAGAAACAAGTAAACATACTGCTGACGATTTGGGAATGACATTAATTGCCAACCAATTAGCTCGTTATCTGGCATTAACTACGCGTGACTCTCAGGCTTTATTACAGTTAATTTGGCTATGTGATAATCTGCAACAATTACAAAGTCCATTACCCATTCAGCTTAATGAGTAA
- a CDS encoding VWA domain-containing protein, translating into MSQHNDDMPEDKIKQAKRWRLILGQYADDALGQATFNADDLKVERTLDFLYRREYQRRGLRQERGRHGSLDASQLTAVNWLNQARKLFPNSTFERMQSQAIERYQISSFLKDPNTLKAMEPTKALAKTLLSLRGRMSEETRDAVKTIIRKVVDDILRQIRNNFRQSLTGRRNRFRRSLVPNSRNFDWRATIAANLKHYDTQNRRLVIETPYFNSRMQQHFPWDVILCVDQSASMSSSIMYAAVCASILASLPAVNVSLVVFDTQVVDLSHLADDPVEVLMTVQLGGGTDIAGAMQYCESLVKNPKRTVISLISDFEEGGSLNRLLDCTQRLNSQQVKLLGLAALDDEAQPAYDSAIAQKLADRGMQVAALTPEHFAQWLAEVMQ; encoded by the coding sequence ATGAGTCAGCATAATGACGATATGCCTGAAGATAAAATAAAACAAGCAAAACGTTGGCGTCTGATTTTAGGTCAATATGCTGATGATGCCCTTGGGCAAGCGACTTTTAATGCTGATGATTTAAAAGTGGAGCGTACACTCGACTTTCTCTACCGCCGAGAATATCAGCGCCGAGGTCTTCGCCAAGAGCGAGGACGTCATGGATCACTCGATGCATCGCAACTTACTGCGGTAAACTGGCTAAATCAAGCGCGTAAGCTATTTCCTAATAGCACCTTTGAACGTATGCAATCACAGGCTATTGAACGTTATCAAATCAGTAGTTTTCTTAAAGATCCCAATACGTTAAAAGCGATGGAGCCAACAAAAGCGTTAGCGAAAACATTATTAAGTTTACGTGGACGCATGAGTGAAGAAACGCGAGATGCAGTTAAAACGATTATTCGTAAAGTGGTCGATGATATTTTGCGTCAAATTCGCAATAACTTTCGCCAATCATTAACAGGTCGCCGTAATCGTTTTAGACGCTCTTTAGTGCCTAATAGCCGTAATTTTGATTGGCGTGCCACCATCGCTGCAAACTTAAAACATTACGATACTCAAAATCGCCGTTTAGTGATTGAAACTCCTTACTTTAACTCACGGATGCAACAACATTTTCCGTGGGATGTCATTCTTTGCGTTGACCAAAGTGCGTCAATGTCTAGCTCAATTATGTATGCGGCTGTTTGTGCCAGTATTTTAGCCTCTTTACCTGCTGTTAATGTCTCTTTAGTAGTTTTTGATACCCAAGTTGTCGATTTATCGCATTTAGCAGACGATCCCGTTGAAGTCTTAATGACCGTACAATTGGGTGGCGGTACTGATATTGCAGGTGCAATGCAATACTGTGAAAGTTTGGTCAAAAACCCTAAACGCACAGTTATTTCACTTATCAGTGACTTTGAAGAAGGTGGCTCATTAAACCGTTTATTAGATTGCACGCAACGTCTTAATAGCCAACAAGTTAAATTATTGGGTCTTGCAGCACTTGATGATGAGGCTCAACCTGCTTATGACTCTGCTATTGCACAAAAACTTGCAGATAGAGGCATGCAAGTTGCAGCGTTAACACCTGAACATTTCGCACAATGGTTGGCAGAGGTAATGCAATGA
- a CDS encoding DUF5682 family protein — protein sequence MTLPSIPLPERIDQARLKWTSLQQQHLYFAPVRHHSPACAYAVLSLIDSVKPDYILIEGPDTFNSLIPSLTDKDTLPPVAIMGQAEYLHNDGNQEEREKSLHSAYFPFCEYSPEWQALRGGLRINAKTRFIDLPWAAQVNNEEYSDSQSRSLQKERYLAHSQFIAQLAKKCHCRDHDDVWEHLFELRSIEALADWQTLFNDTFIWCALARLDYEPEVLESEGSSQREAHMLAHIQTIKQQEPNAKILIVTGGFHTLALIEGLANSQSQFFAISSTEQKQFTKMQKMGENEQAWLIRYSFDRLDALNGYASGMPSPAFYQQAWLSLMQQHHDKLENNDVAKQPTQVYRNKMGIAFLSSVAQAIREKQFDNPPSYLAVKLAAEQSLRLALLRDHAGTGRYDLLDGLQSAFIKGSLDDSQSELWAEIKTCFSGYLLGKIPLGTATPPLVNETYERARAFRFKLDDTLAKTTKCDVYRNPQHRLRSRFLHLLAFLEIHFAHRVNGPDFLSGHQLDLLFEEWQYAWTPNVEGELISLSEKGSQLEAIALNKLLSMEKQLEEQGQSRSSQSAVTLLIQAALIGLHQRIPSLFKLLDSYIQQDFRLESLTQCGHKLIHLWRGRQYLDITDELSLENRLHQVIPQAFFCLEQLAQGDEQQQESNLQALLSLRELIEFMPSLNNQHDYKSDFYQQLNRLDGQLDTVPLLKGAVDALRYLGSYIDENTLVTALNTTFSTGSSPEHAIGYFVGMMRTAPELVIRLPLLVDHLNTLLQQWDEERFIQILPDLRFAFSQLNPKQNAELAQYIANDIGLDTQALSLWQSEFSAKQMLEATKLNQKLQQRIMEQGMISWFDAKKIEKGDTTHESA from the coding sequence GTGACGCTACCTTCAATACCTTTACCAGAAAGAATTGACCAAGCACGACTGAAATGGACGTCGTTACAGCAACAACATCTCTATTTTGCCCCTGTACGCCACCATAGCCCGGCTTGTGCTTATGCGGTTTTATCATTAATTGATTCTGTAAAACCTGATTATATTTTAATTGAAGGCCCAGATACCTTTAATTCACTTATTCCTAGCCTAACAGATAAAGATACCCTGCCTCCCGTTGCGATTATGGGGCAAGCTGAGTATTTGCATAATGATGGAAACCAAGAAGAGCGTGAGAAATCACTGCACTCTGCCTATTTTCCATTTTGTGAATATTCGCCTGAATGGCAAGCTTTGCGGGGTGGTTTGCGCATCAATGCCAAAACACGTTTTATTGATTTACCTTGGGCTGCACAAGTTAATAACGAAGAGTATAGCGACTCGCAAAGTCGAAGCTTACAAAAAGAACGTTATTTAGCACATAGCCAGTTTATCGCGCAATTAGCTAAAAAATGTCACTGTCGTGATCATGATGATGTTTGGGAGCATCTTTTTGAATTACGTAGTATTGAGGCCTTAGCTGATTGGCAAACACTTTTTAATGACACCTTTATTTGGTGCGCACTTGCACGTCTTGATTATGAACCAGAAGTGCTTGAATCTGAGGGCTCTTCACAGCGTGAAGCACATATGCTCGCTCATATTCAAACCATCAAACAGCAAGAGCCTAATGCTAAAATTTTAATCGTCACAGGGGGATTCCATACCCTTGCATTAATTGAAGGTCTAGCTAACTCACAATCTCAATTTTTCGCCATTTCTAGCACAGAACAAAAGCAATTCACTAAAATGCAAAAAATGGGCGAAAATGAGCAAGCTTGGCTTATTCGCTACAGTTTTGACAGACTAGATGCACTTAATGGTTATGCTTCAGGTATGCCTTCTCCTGCATTTTATCAACAAGCTTGGCTAAGTTTGATGCAACAACATCATGATAAATTAGAAAATAATGATGTTGCCAAACAGCCAACCCAAGTTTATCGCAATAAAATGGGGATTGCTTTTCTAAGCTCTGTGGCTCAGGCGATTAGAGAAAAACAATTTGATAATCCACCGAGTTATTTAGCTGTAAAACTCGCAGCCGAACAGAGTTTACGCCTCGCTTTATTAAGAGATCACGCAGGTACAGGTCGCTATGATTTGCTTGATGGTTTACAAAGTGCCTTTATTAAGGGCAGTTTAGATGATAGTCAAAGCGAATTGTGGGCTGAAATCAAAACCTGCTTCTCAGGCTATCTCTTAGGTAAAATTCCATTAGGTACGGCAACACCTCCTTTAGTTAATGAGACTTATGAGCGAGCTAGAGCGTTTCGTTTCAAACTTGATGATACTTTAGCAAAAACAACTAAATGTGATGTTTATCGTAACCCACAACATCGCTTAAGAAGCCGTTTTCTACATTTATTGGCTTTCTTAGAGATCCATTTTGCACACCGTGTAAATGGTCCTGATTTTCTTTCTGGTCATCAATTAGATCTGTTATTTGAAGAGTGGCAATACGCTTGGACACCCAATGTAGAAGGCGAGCTGATTTCATTATCAGAGAAAGGCTCTCAACTCGAAGCTATCGCCTTAAATAAGCTGTTATCAATGGAGAAACAGCTTGAAGAACAAGGGCAAAGTCGTTCAAGTCAGAGTGCTGTTACATTATTAATCCAAGCCGCATTAATTGGGCTCCACCAGCGCATTCCATCACTCTTTAAACTGTTAGATAGCTATATTCAGCAAGATTTTCGTCTTGAGTCACTGACTCAGTGTGGACATAAACTGATCCATTTATGGCGAGGTCGCCAATATCTTGATATTACTGATGAGCTTTCACTTGAAAATCGCCTACATCAAGTTATTCCGCAAGCTTTCTTTTGTTTAGAGCAATTGGCTCAAGGTGATGAACAACAACAAGAAAGCAATTTACAAGCTCTACTCTCTTTACGTGAATTGATTGAATTTATGCCATCGCTCAATAATCAGCATGATTATAAAAGTGATTTCTATCAGCAACTCAATCGCCTTGATGGTCAATTAGATACAGTGCCTTTATTAAAAGGTGCAGTAGATGCCTTACGTTATTTAGGTTCATATATTGATGAAAATACGTTGGTCACCGCGCTAAATACGACCTTCAGTACAGGCAGTTCTCCTGAACATGCCATTGGTTATTTCGTTGGTATGATGCGAACAGCACCAGAGTTAGTTATTCGCCTTCCGTTATTGGTCGATCACTTAAATACCTTGCTACAGCAATGGGATGAAGAGCGATTTATTCAGATCTTGCCTGATCTGCGTTTTGCCTTTAGCCAACTTAATCCCAAACAAAATGCAGAGCTGGCGCAATATATTGCCAACGATATTGGTTTAGATACCCAAGCGTTATCTTTATGGCAGTCAGAATTTAGTGCTAAACAGATGCTTGAAGCCACTAAACTCAATCAAAAATTACAACAGCGAATAATGGAACAAGGCATGATTTCTTGGTTTGACGCTAAGAAAATAGAGAAAGGAGATACGACTCATGAGTCAGCATAA